The Methanothrix sp. genome includes a window with the following:
- a CDS encoding aminodeoxychorismate/anthranilate synthase component II: MSRTILFVDNQDSFVWNLVDYVSQLYPDTLVVPNRISLRDVRDIDPAGIVISPGPGHPANPRDTGNCIEIIRSFGSSGVPVLGVCLGHQAINIAFGGSISHTRPLHGKVSRIIHDGQGVFRGIESPIIGGRYHSLAVKTLAPDLVISAVSDDGVVMAIRHRNLRIEGLQFHPESVLTPCGMKIISNWVEVVEDASANRGNTERDRAPNGWSETVV, encoded by the coding sequence TTGAGCCGGACGATCCTCTTCGTGGACAACCAGGACTCGTTCGTATGGAACCTGGTGGACTACGTATCGCAGCTCTACCCTGATACGCTGGTCGTACCGAACCGGATATCTCTGAGGGATGTGAGGGATATAGACCCGGCGGGCATCGTGATATCCCCGGGCCCAGGGCATCCGGCGAACCCGAGGGATACAGGGAACTGCATCGAGATAATAAGATCGTTCGGATCATCAGGCGTGCCAGTACTCGGCGTCTGTCTAGGCCATCAGGCGATCAACATCGCATTTGGAGGAAGCATATCCCACACAAGGCCTTTACATGGGAAGGTCTCCAGGATAATCCACGATGGTCAGGGTGTGTTCAGAGGCATCGAGTCTCCCATAATCGGAGGGAGATACCACTCCCTGGCGGTGAAGACTCTGGCGCCTGATCTTGTGATATCTGCGGTGAGCGATGATGGGGTGGTGATGGCGATAAGGCACCGGAACCTCAGGATAGAGGGGCTCCAGTTCCATCCGGAGTCTGTTCTCACACCATGCGGAATGAAGATCATATCGAACTGGGTGGAGGTGGTGGAGGATGCATCCGCTAATAGAGGGAATACTGAGCGCGACAGAGCTCCGAATGGCTGGAGTGAAACAGTCGTTTGA
- a CDS encoding indole-3-glycerol-phosphate synthase: MHPLIEGILSATELRMAGVKQSFDSLESRDLIGSAMSARRKGLIPVIAEIKPRAISRPLRAGEAGEIARLYESMGACGISVLTEPTYFLGSISSLEEARTSTSIPVLRKDFIIDRKQIREAEADLVLLIASIADIEELIEDVRAAGMEPLVEVHDEEELDRAADAGALVVGINNRDLRTLEVDLRRFESLGPLARDLGLFTVAESGVRSRDDAMRMMSAGADALLIGTSIMKNPALLGEITGIDIKGGQAI; encoded by the coding sequence ATGCATCCGCTAATAGAGGGAATACTGAGCGCGACAGAGCTCCGAATGGCTGGAGTGAAACAGTCGTTTGATAGCCTGGAATCCAGGGATCTCATAGGCTCCGCCATGTCTGCGAGACGGAAAGGCCTGATACCTGTGATAGCAGAGATAAAGCCGCGGGCGATATCCAGGCCCCTCAGAGCTGGCGAGGCAGGTGAGATTGCGAGGCTCTACGAGAGCATGGGCGCATGCGGCATCTCAGTTCTCACAGAGCCCACTTACTTCCTCGGCTCGATATCATCCCTGGAGGAGGCCAGAACCTCCACATCCATTCCGGTTCTCAGGAAGGATTTCATCATAGACAGAAAACAGATCCGCGAGGCTGAGGCGGATCTGGTGCTGCTGATCGCGTCCATAGCAGATATCGAGGAGCTCATAGAGGATGTCAGGGCAGCCGGAATGGAGCCTCTGGTGGAGGTTCATGATGAGGAGGAGCTTGATAGAGCCGCGGATGCCGGCGCCCTGGTGGTTGGAATAAACAACAGGGATCTCAGAACTCTCGAGGTTGATCTGAGAAGGTTCGAGTCCCTCGGTCCTCTTGCGAGGGATCTCGGCCTCTTCACGGTCGCCGAGAGCGGGGTGAGATCGAGAGATGATGCGATGAGAATGATGAGCGCAGGTGCTGATGCTCTGCTCATCGGGACCTCGATAATGAAAAACCCCGCTCTGCTTGGGGAGATAACTGGAATCGATATCAAGGGCGGACAGGCAATCTGA
- a CDS encoding FAD-dependent oxidoreductase: MRSSPRLVIVGGGIAGAELIRLLANTGFEISLIEPKHQIECQALYPDYLAGLVGIDDMIAPLDDFCERSGAIHISERALDLDDGAVVCQRSRVEYDILVIAVGAEQNFYGVKGSENAFSVNTFEGTLHAREFIERESPDRIMVVGSGLTGVEVASVLADSLESSIYIVEMQDRILPQFPERISRLVERMLFERGVSMLTSTQVSEIQRDSITFADGTTLDCDMTIWTTGIKPTQFAENLRLPKKRGWLLTDPYLRAQDDVFAIGDCAWVEIDQKLATKTGIEAERQAKHMAENLKRMIRRRPLTQYSILACTENPVALISTGCGRAVGVYGRTCITIPARLLRAVKIWIDKSIVSRYR; the protein is encoded by the coding sequence ATGCGAAGCTCGCCCAGACTTGTGATCGTTGGAGGCGGAATAGCTGGAGCGGAGCTCATCAGGCTGCTGGCCAATACAGGCTTTGAGATATCGCTCATAGAGCCGAAGCACCAGATCGAGTGCCAGGCTCTCTACCCCGACTATCTCGCGGGTCTGGTCGGCATCGACGATATGATCGCCCCGCTGGACGATTTCTGCGAGCGCTCCGGCGCCATTCACATCAGCGAGCGCGCGCTTGATCTCGACGATGGGGCTGTTGTCTGCCAGAGATCGCGAGTTGAATATGATATTCTGGTTATCGCAGTGGGGGCTGAGCAGAACTTTTACGGCGTGAAGGGCTCGGAGAATGCGTTTTCTGTGAACACATTTGAGGGAACGCTGCATGCCAGAGAGTTCATAGAGCGCGAGAGCCCGGACAGGATAATGGTCGTCGGCTCCGGCCTCACCGGCGTGGAGGTCGCATCAGTCCTCGCCGATTCCCTGGAGTCCAGCATATACATAGTGGAGATGCAGGACCGGATACTCCCACAGTTCCCTGAGAGGATCTCCAGACTGGTGGAGAGGATGCTCTTTGAGAGGGGTGTGAGCATGCTCACATCCACTCAGGTCTCTGAGATACAGAGGGACAGCATAACATTCGCGGATGGCACAACACTGGACTGCGACATGACCATATGGACGACGGGCATAAAGCCGACGCAGTTCGCGGAGAATCTCAGGCTCCCTAAGAAGCGTGGCTGGCTTCTGACAGACCCGTATCTGCGCGCCCAGGACGATGTCTTCGCGATAGGGGACTGCGCCTGGGTCGAGATCGACCAGAAGCTCGCGACCAAGACAGGCATCGAGGCTGAGAGGCAGGCGAAGCACATGGCAGAGAACCTGAAAAGGATGATCCGGAGGAGGCCGCTGACACAGTACTCGATACTCGCATGCACCGAGAACCCTGTTGCACTCATCTCAACAGGCTGCGGCAGGGCCGTGGGAGTATACGGGAGAACCTGCATAACAATTCCCGCAAGGCTTCTGAGAGCCGTGAAGATATGGATTGATAAATCGATAGTCAGCAGATACAGGTGA
- a CDS encoding FKBP-type peptidyl-prolyl cis-trans isomerase, with protein sequence MVRAKLGDRVRVHYTARLERGVIVDTSEGGEPFEFVLGDGRVLPGFEEAVIGMSPGDVRTVRIPPEKGYGPYRQDLEVEVERSRLPADLNIGDTLEIVEEDGRVIKVEVMDIIGDRVVLNANHPLAGVDLIYEIRLLDIL encoded by the coding sequence ATGGTCAGAGCTAAGCTGGGGGACAGGGTCCGTGTGCATTACACTGCCCGGCTCGAGAGAGGAGTGATTGTGGATACCTCCGAGGGCGGGGAGCCCTTCGAGTTTGTTCTGGGCGATGGAAGGGTGCTTCCCGGCTTCGAGGAGGCGGTCATTGGTATGAGCCCTGGGGATGTGAGGACCGTGAGGATACCCCCTGAGAAGGGGTACGGCCCTTACAGGCAGGATCTCGAGGTCGAGGTCGAGAGGTCGAGGCTGCCAGCGGATTTGAATATCGGGGACACCCTGGAGATTGTGGAGGAGGATGGAAGGGTGATCAAGGTGGAGGTCATGGACATCATCGGAGACAGGGTGGTGCTGAACGCAAACCACCCGCTCGCAGGCGTCGATCTGATATACGAGATCAGGCTGCTGGATATACTGTGA
- a CDS encoding STT3 domain-containing protein: MRSQRSLRAVMILIISAFLLRLYAGRFALSDGSVLFYGPDSYYHMRRILYTVNHFPATLWFDSYVDYPNGLEITWPPLFDIVGAAVASAGGSTYGAEMMASLLPPVIGALAVGVIYLVAREMFDKRIGLASAFFLTISSYAVAVNSFGYVDHHALEMLLLALIVLSLLRSASDIRWSAAAGISIALLAYTWMGSAAYVLMVLIYTIARMSLDLRDGREPPKDLVMAPAIALLLVLPFWSSHWMIPSAIAIFTLLGSSLLGYAIYIIVQKRLPWYSLPGIMIASGLIVLVVIYALRGGVTSVFYTTLVNRLPYVLGGEMSGLIEEASPLLTMDLKSVLGLNIIITVAVLALVARRHIYDRKKVLLIVWTLIALLLTFGQKRFLYILSLNMSILFAVLFSELCTLAERKERRQMMALTLIILVVMSIPSLWRLSRISDDAPDIEGDWVAALKWLKEGTPPTSFFDDPSRRPEYGIMSSWSYGNWIIYLGERPVVANNFQAGVADSTRFFLSESESDAEGILNKRGARYVITSWEMLYLTLPSTARWIGEDPSSYLRYTVSGKYLSIELTDRLRKTMLARLQLYDGLNMSHLRLVYESATFRGDNPSTASVKIFEHVPGAVVTGRSSGPVVAILNLTTNQGRRFTYAIEADPVNDVYTLSLPYSTGDNGAVRAEGDYVIMSPEIAKELSIDEEDVLLGSTIQLDL; the protein is encoded by the coding sequence ATGAGATCTCAGCGCTCTCTCCGGGCTGTGATGATTCTGATCATCTCAGCATTTCTGTTGAGGCTCTATGCTGGAAGGTTCGCTCTATCAGATGGATCTGTGCTCTTCTACGGCCCAGACTCCTACTACCACATGCGCAGGATTCTTTACACAGTAAATCACTTCCCTGCAACGCTCTGGTTCGATTCGTATGTGGATTACCCGAACGGGCTGGAGATAACCTGGCCACCGCTCTTCGACATCGTGGGGGCTGCTGTGGCATCGGCCGGCGGGAGCACATACGGCGCAGAGATGATGGCATCGCTGCTTCCTCCTGTTATCGGCGCACTCGCCGTTGGCGTTATATACCTCGTCGCGAGGGAGATGTTCGATAAGCGGATCGGGCTGGCATCTGCGTTCTTTCTCACGATATCCTCGTATGCGGTGGCAGTGAACTCGTTCGGATATGTTGATCACCATGCCCTCGAGATGCTGCTGCTAGCGCTGATCGTGCTATCGCTTCTGCGATCGGCCAGCGACATCAGATGGTCTGCAGCCGCCGGGATCTCCATCGCACTCCTCGCCTACACATGGATGGGCTCAGCCGCGTATGTACTGATGGTTCTGATCTACACCATCGCCAGGATGTCCCTGGATCTAAGGGATGGCAGAGAGCCGCCGAAGGATCTCGTGATGGCGCCCGCGATCGCCTTGCTTCTCGTGCTACCGTTCTGGAGCAGTCACTGGATGATCCCATCGGCCATCGCGATATTCACCCTTCTTGGATCCTCTCTTCTGGGATATGCGATTTACATTATTGTGCAGAAACGGCTGCCATGGTACTCGCTTCCCGGCATAATGATAGCCTCCGGTTTGATCGTTCTGGTGGTCATCTACGCCCTCAGAGGCGGCGTCACATCTGTGTTCTACACAACCCTGGTAAACAGGCTTCCCTATGTCCTGGGGGGCGAGATGTCGGGGCTCATAGAGGAGGCCAGCCCGCTTCTGACAATGGATCTCAAATCGGTTCTGGGGCTCAACATCATCATAACAGTGGCAGTTCTGGCGCTGGTTGCAAGACGTCACATTTACGACCGGAAGAAGGTTCTCCTGATCGTCTGGACCCTCATCGCCCTGCTTCTCACCTTCGGGCAGAAGAGATTCCTCTACATCCTCTCGCTGAACATGTCCATCCTCTTCGCTGTCCTATTCTCGGAGCTCTGCACGCTTGCGGAGAGGAAGGAGAGAAGGCAGATGATGGCACTCACGCTTATCATTCTTGTTGTGATGTCCATACCGTCCCTTTGGAGGCTCAGCAGGATCTCGGATGATGCTCCTGATATAGAGGGCGACTGGGTGGCTGCGCTGAAGTGGCTGAAGGAAGGGACACCACCAACAAGCTTCTTCGATGATCCTTCCAGAAGGCCGGAGTACGGCATAATGAGCAGCTGGAGCTATGGCAACTGGATAATATACCTAGGAGAGCGACCGGTGGTCGCGAACAACTTCCAGGCGGGAGTTGCTGACTCCACGAGGTTCTTTTTGTCTGAGAGCGAGAGCGATGCTGAGGGGATTCTGAACAAACGGGGTGCAAGGTATGTCATAACATCATGGGAGATGCTGTATCTCACCCTTCCATCGACGGCGCGATGGATCGGCGAGGACCCCTCGAGCTATCTCAGATACACAGTCTCAGGGAAGTATCTGAGCATAGAGCTCACAGACCGTTTGAGAAAAACCATGCTCGCCCGCCTGCAGCTCTATGATGGGCTGAACATGAGCCATCTGAGGCTTGTGTACGAATCAGCCACATTCAGAGGAGATAACCCGAGCACCGCGAGCGTGAAGATCTTCGAGCACGTCCCAGGAGCGGTAGTCACTGGAAGGAGCAGCGGGCCTGTCGTTGCAATCCTCAATTTGACAACAAACCAGGGCAGGAGGTTCACGTATGCGATTGAGGCAGATCCGGTGAATGACGTTTACACACTAAGCCTGCCGTACTCGACCGGAGACAACGGGGCCGTAAGAGCCGAGGGAGATTATGTCATCATGAGCCCGGAGATCGCAAAAGAGCTGAGCATAGACGAAGAGGATGTGCTCCTTGGCAGCACGATCCAGCTCGATCTCTGA
- a CDS encoding glycosyltransferase family 4 protein: MRIGMFSWESLYSVKVGGVAPHVSELSEALARMGHEVHVFTRRGDFDYYDEINGVHYQRVDHDPTGDIVHQMDTMCDAMVDRFEAVQRIFGRFDVIHGHDWHPVNAIVRIKKSHSIPLIFTVHSTEWGRNGNSYAHSPVSREISHREWLGGYESARVIVTTQQMKNELMMLYSIPEEKIEIIPNGIVIGKLRRSLDAGRVKERYGIHPLAPVILFCGRMCYQKGPDLLVRAIPEVLRERWDAKFVFIGEGDMKWECERLARELGVEHACRFLGYVPSSTKEDLMNACDIICLPSRNEPFGVVVLEAWDAGKPVVATEAVTIIKNFEDGLLAYIQPESLAWCIKRLLSNPAEMMKLSAMARARLEHDFSWDKIAETTVRVYEDVLRPG, encoded by the coding sequence ATGCGTATAGGTATGTTCTCCTGGGAGAGCCTTTACTCGGTGAAGGTCGGCGGCGTGGCCCCGCATGTCTCTGAGCTGTCTGAGGCTCTCGCCAGGATGGGCCACGAGGTGCACGTCTTCACAAGGCGTGGCGATTTCGATTACTATGATGAGATCAATGGGGTCCACTACCAGCGGGTGGATCACGACCCCACAGGGGATATAGTCCACCAGATGGACACGATGTGCGATGCGATGGTCGATCGGTTCGAGGCTGTCCAGAGGATCTTCGGAAGGTTCGATGTGATTCACGGCCACGACTGGCATCCTGTGAATGCGATCGTCCGAATAAAAAAGAGCCATTCCATTCCGCTGATATTCACCGTCCACAGCACCGAGTGGGGAAGAAACGGTAACAGTTATGCCCATAGTCCAGTATCAAGAGAGATATCCCATCGCGAATGGCTCGGAGGCTACGAGTCCGCGCGGGTGATAGTGACAACACAGCAGATGAAGAACGAGCTTATGATGCTCTACTCCATACCGGAGGAGAAGATCGAGATAATCCCAAATGGGATAGTGATCGGGAAGCTCAGAAGGTCTCTCGATGCCGGCAGGGTCAAGGAGAGGTACGGCATACATCCGCTTGCGCCTGTGATCCTCTTCTGCGGGAGGATGTGCTACCAGAAAGGCCCGGATCTTCTTGTCAGAGCGATACCCGAAGTGCTCAGGGAGAGATGGGACGCAAAGTTCGTCTTCATCGGCGAGGGTGATATGAAATGGGAGTGCGAGCGTCTGGCCAGAGAACTCGGCGTCGAGCATGCATGCAGGTTTCTGGGATACGTTCCGAGCTCAACCAAAGAGGATCTGATGAACGCATGCGACATCATATGCCTTCCTAGCAGGAACGAACCGTTCGGTGTTGTCGTGCTGGAGGCATGGGATGCCGGAAAGCCTGTGGTTGCCACAGAAGCGGTTACCATAATTAAAAACTTCGAGGACGGGCTGCTGGCATACATACAGCCGGAATCCCTGGCATGGTGCATCAAGCGTCTCCTCAGCAACCCTGCGGAGATGATGAAGCTATCTGCCATGGCTCGGGCGAGGCTCGAGCACGACTTCAGCTGGGATAAGATCGCAGAGACGACCGTGAGGGTCTATGAGGATGTGCTTAGACCGGGCTGA
- a CDS encoding DUF4921 family protein, translated as MPELRRHYFLEEYCVIAKERARRPTDFIRPREARASKECPFCPGNEEMTPKAVAVYRDDGVFVDGETRIRGWWARCIPNMYPAMVPGPDAPTSEWMAIPARGGHEVIIESPDHDSSPANFDDEMVARMISVYADRYRYHTEQGSSYVSIFKNWGREAGASLSHTHTQLIALPLIPPLLMREIFAISSMPACPYCNIAEREASSGRVIFREGEWICIAPFCSQAPYEMWILPFRHISNLLEIEESMRSDLARALKEALRRLSALLNDPPYNYMLFQMSSNYHLNIRIQPAITRIAGFEKNTGIYINPVPPEQAASELRSVL; from the coding sequence ATACCGGAGCTGAGGCGTCACTATTTTTTAGAGGAGTACTGTGTCATAGCGAAAGAGCGGGCCAGGAGACCCACAGATTTCATCCGGCCGAGAGAGGCACGTGCATCGAAGGAGTGTCCGTTCTGTCCCGGGAACGAGGAGATGACGCCAAAAGCAGTAGCTGTCTACAGAGACGACGGCGTGTTTGTGGATGGCGAGACCCGGATCAGGGGATGGTGGGCGAGATGCATCCCAAACATGTACCCTGCGATGGTTCCGGGCCCGGACGCGCCAACCTCGGAGTGGATGGCTATTCCTGCGAGGGGAGGACACGAGGTCATAATCGAATCGCCGGATCATGACAGCAGTCCGGCCAACTTTGATGATGAGATGGTTGCCAGAATGATCAGCGTCTATGCAGACCGGTACAGGTATCACACAGAGCAGGGATCCTCTTACGTGTCCATATTCAAGAACTGGGGGCGTGAGGCTGGTGCCTCTCTGAGCCACACGCACACTCAGCTGATAGCGCTTCCTCTTATCCCACCGCTTCTGATGCGCGAGATCTTCGCGATATCATCGATGCCTGCATGTCCATACTGCAATATCGCTGAGAGGGAGGCGAGCTCTGGGAGGGTGATATTCAGGGAGGGCGAGTGGATTTGCATAGCGCCGTTCTGCTCCCAGGCACCCTATGAGATGTGGATCCTTCCATTCAGGCACATCAGCAATCTTTTAGAGATTGAAGAATCGATGCGTTCAGACCTTGCCAGGGCTCTGAAGGAGGCGCTCCGCCGGCTTTCTGCGCTTCTGAATGACCCGCCGTACAACTACATGCTGTTTCAGATGAGCTCGAACTACCATCTGAACATCCGGATCCAGCCTGCCATAACCAGGATCGCAGGATTCGAGAAGAATACGGGGATTTACATAAACCCTGTTCCGCCTGAGCAGGCAGCCTCGGAGCTGAGATCTGTCTTGTGA